The Mycobacterium avium subsp. avium genomic sequence GTTACCGGCGATACCGTCACCGATACCGGCACCGATCGCGCCGCCGCCCATGATGAGTCCACCGCCGATGAGCGCAGCGGCAGCGACTTGGGGGTCCAGAGCCATTCTTATCCTCCTTGTAACTGGTAGGGGTCTACCAGGCTTGTCGAAATCGTGCGTGGGTCAAGGCAATTCGTGGTGGTCTCAGTCATGGTGTTCCTCGATCTCCATGGCCTGGCTGAAGTACAGGATGGTCAGGATCGAGAAGATGAAGGCCTGGATCGCGCCGACGAACAGGTCGAAGGCTTTCCAGATCGCGTTGGGGGCCCACATGATGTAGGGCGGGAACAGCGCGATCAGCGCGACCAGGATGCCGCCGGCGAAGATGTTGCCGAAAAGTCGCAGCGACAACGAGATTGGCTTGGCCAACTCCTCGACGACGTTGATCGGCGCCAGGAACGCCACGTGACCCTTGAGCACGGCCAGCGGGTGCCCGACGACGCCGCGACGCCAGATGCCGGCCACGTGGTAGCAGACGAAGACGAAAAGAGCCAGCGCCAGAACGTAATTGATGTCCGCGGCCGCCGACTTCAGCAGCTCGGTGGTGTGCCCGGACTTGTCCGTGTACTGCAGCGGAAGCACCGACAGCCAGTTGGAGATCAGGATGAACACGAAGATGGTGACGGCCAGCGGCAACACGAACGGTGCGATCCGCATGCCGACCGCGCTCTCGATCTGATCGCGCATCTGGACCGTGATGGCCTCCCAGAACAACTGGACGCCGCTGGGCACGCCGGTGGAGGTGATCTTCGCGCGCAGGAAGAACGCCAGCGCGAGGACGATCAGCGCGGCGATCCCGGTCGACAGAATCGTGTCGGTGTTGACGGTCATGCCCAGCCAGGTGGCGTGGTTGTGTTCGCCGACCTCGATTGCGGATTCGGCCAGGAACGTCGTCTCAGGCATCGGTGCTGTTCCTTCCTTCCGTTCCGTCCGACCCCGCGGCGGCGCCGTCGGCGGACGGCGCCCAATCACCGGCACGCAGTTTCTTCCACACCGGCAGCGCCGTCGATGCCACCAAGAGGACCTGGAACAGCGCCAGCCCGAACAGCACGCCCAGTCCGGCGGGCCGGAACAGGTAGGCGATGATCAGCCCGACGACGGTGATGATGGCCAGCCGGGACGCCGAGTTGACCGCCATCGACCTCTTCAGCGGGTGCTCCTTGGCGGTGATCGAGTCAACCGAGCGGCGCACCAGTACGGCGTTGAGCAAACCCAGCAGCAACCCGATGCCGAAGAAGACCCCGACCATCAGGTGACCGGACAGTCCGGCGGCGAGCACCGCCACCGCGGTGATGGCAACGCTGATCGCGAACAGCCGAACCGGACGGAAAGCAACAGAGGGGAACACCAACGGCGCGTCCTGCGCTGGTGTCGTCACTGCAGCACCTCAATCCCAGGTTGGTGGAACGGGAACCCCCCGACCGACTGATCGGTGGCCCGCCGAGCGTATCGCACGTCACAGTTGAATCACCCAAGGGGTATCTCCCGGGGCCGGTCTTGCACCGGCCCGATCGGAGCAGCCTCCGACGGACCGGTCGCCTGCGCGGCTTTTTGGGGTTCTACCTGCACCGTACCACAGGCCGAAGCCCACTACTACTGCCTGTCGTACTCTTCGTCTTCGTAGTCGTCGCCGCGGCGTAACAGCGGTATGGCCGTCGCGATCCCGGCGACCACGATGGCGCCCAGCATCACCGCCGCGGTGTCGCGGGGGCGGAAGAAAATGGTGCTCGCCGCGCCGAACGCCACGATGCCGACCCACAGGTAGATCAGCAACACCACCCGGCGGTGCGAATGACCGATCTGCAGCAACCGGTGATGCAGGTGCATCTTGTCGGGGCTGAACGCGCTGCGGCCCGCCCGGGTGCGCCGCACGATGGCCAGCAGCAAATCCAGCATCGGCACGAAGATGACCGCCGCGACCAGCAGGAACGGCGAGAGCAGTGCGAAGACGTCGCGCGCGCCGTAGGCGTTCTGCGAGACCGGGCCGGCCGCCGTCGTCGACGCCGCGGCCAGCATCAACCCGATCAGCATGGAGCCGGAGTCGCCCATGAAGATCTTGGCGCGATGGAAGTTGTGCGGCAGGAAGCCCAGGCACGCCCCGGCCAGCACCACCGAGATCACGGCGGGCGGGTAGAACAGCACGTCGCCGCCGTGGTCGCGCAGCAGCCCGACGGAGAACATGCAGATCGCCAGGGCGGTGATGAGACCCAGCCCGGCGGCCAGACCGTCGAGCCCGTCGACGAAGTTCATCGCGTTGACCACCGACACCGTCAGCGCCAGGGTCAGCAGGATCGACGAGGCCTGGTCCAGCACGATGGTGCCGACGCCGCCGATCGGGATGTACAGCACGCTCCACGCCACGCCCATGGTGACCAGCACGCTGGCCGCGGTGATCTGACCGGCGAACTTGGTCAGCGCGTCCAGGCCCCAGCGATCGTCGATCAGGCCGATGCCCATGATGACAGCGCCGGCCACCAGGACGGCGGGCATGCCGCTGGAGTAGACGAACCCGCGGGTGAGCGCCGGCAGCTGCGAGGCCAGGAAGACGGCGCAGACGACACCGAGAAACATGGCCAGGCCGCCCATCCGCGGGGTGGGCGTCACGTGCACGTCGCGCTCGCGCGGATAGGCGACCGCGCCCAGCCGGGTGGCCAGCACCCGCACCGGCCCGGTCGCGAAGTAGGTGATGA encodes the following:
- the atpB gene encoding F0F1 ATP synthase subunit A; translated protein: MPETTFLAESAIEVGEHNHATWLGMTVNTDTILSTGIAALIVLALAFFLRAKITSTGVPSGVQLFWEAITVQMRDQIESAVGMRIAPFVLPLAVTIFVFILISNWLSVLPLQYTDKSGHTTELLKSAAADINYVLALALFVFVCYHVAGIWRRGVVGHPLAVLKGHVAFLAPINVVEELAKPISLSLRLFGNIFAGGILVALIALFPPYIMWAPNAIWKAFDLFVGAIQAFIFSILTILYFSQAMEIEEHHD
- a CDS encoding ATP synthase subunit I, whose translation is MTTPAQDAPLVFPSVAFRPVRLFAISVAITAVAVLAAGLSGHLMVGVFFGIGLLLGLLNAVLVRRSVDSITAKEHPLKRSMAVNSASRLAIITVVGLIIAYLFRPAGLGVLFGLALFQVLLVASTALPVWKKLRAGDWAPSADGAAAGSDGTEGRNSTDA